Proteins from one Aspergillus nidulans FGSC A4 chromosome VIII genomic window:
- a CDS encoding C2H2-type zinc finger protein (transcript_id=CADANIAT00001372), translating to MSSCRSSFVSILNNDDNPAFAVRSTYGIPTHYPTSSQYQLEPPSAKSTSEYHYGRTYSDSPSPRVMRQAFDPVTEATRAASPGSSDCSSYDYTASSGTGSYYHPYARHDPYAYHPRPDKRLSGNSMAEPPSPQTSIASTSKESVGAKPARKNKYPCPFAASHACTATFTTSGHAARHGKKHTGEKSVHCPICNKAFTRKDNMKQHIRTHRTHSEEMSANSTSRSSDASREWAARRTNRLYDH from the coding sequence ATGTCCAGCTGCAGGTCAAGTTTTGTGTCTATTTTGAACAATGATGATAACCCGGCATTTGCCGTTCGATCAACATATGGGATTCCGACACATTATCCCACATCATCACAGTATCAATTAGAACCGCCTTCAGCAAAAAGCACGTCAGAGTATCATTATGGTCGCACATACTCTGACTCACCATCACCGCGGGTAATGCGACAAGCATTCGACCCAGTCACCGAGGCTACCAGGGCAGCCTCACCGGGTTCATCAGATTGTTCTTCATACGACTATACAGCTAGCTCAGGCACGGGCTCCTACTACCACCCCTACGCTAGGCACGATCCGTATGCTTATCACCCGCGTCCCGACAAACGGCTCAGTGGTAACTCCATGGCCGAACCCCCATCACCTCAAACGTCGATCGCTAGCACGTCAAAGGAGTCTGTTGGCGCTAAACCAGCCCGCAAGAACAAGTATCCCTGTCCGTTCGCTGCCAGCCACGCCTGCACTGCGACCTTTACGACATCAGGGCATGCAGCACGACACGGCAAGAAACACACGGGGGAGAAGAGCGTACATTGCCCGATTTGCAACAAGGCGTTCACCCGGAAGGACAACATGAAACAGCATATCCGGACGCATCGGACACATTCCGAAGAAATGTCTGCTAATTCGACGTCGCGGAGTAGCGATGCTAGCCGGGAGTGGGCGGCCAGGAGAACGAACCGATTGTACGATCATTAG